One Centroberyx gerrardi isolate f3 chromosome 6, fCenGer3.hap1.cur.20231027, whole genome shotgun sequence genomic region harbors:
- the LOC139912703 gene encoding scavenger receptor cysteine-rich type 1 protein M130-like, with amino-acid sequence MDKSDDITLEGGDSRCAGGLNIKQYGDWRSVNDWNSEWNLKSAAVVCRQLDCGSAVSIKRKEDSFSKPTWSIDPSCLQSGSTLKECLSTTSSLSSSSLEITCSESVRLVDGTSLCSGRLEVKSNQFWSSVCEADFDQQDAEVVCRELGCGAPSVLQGALYGEVEAPMWTEEFQCEGSESVLLDCGSSGSARNTCSPGKAVGLTCSEPDDVRLVGGANHCTGRLEVKHQGDWRPVGDWNLKLSAVVCRKLDCGSAVSTERREDFSSRSAWRIRSSCLQSGSTLRECVLTKSSSSSVSLQITCSESVRLVDGTSLCSGRLEVKSNQSWSSVCEADFDQQDAEVVCRELGCGAPSVLQGALYGEVEAPMWTEEFQCEGSESVLLDCGSSGSARNTCSPGKAVGLTCSDPDDVRLVGGASRCTGELEVKHQGDWRPIYDLDWNLKLSAVVCRQLDCGSAVSTGWRGDSSSRSVWWISPSCLQSGSTLRECVLTESDSSSLSLQITCSGEAKAQHEVDPPYPALKTKWIIDFLTNRKQHVRMGKHISDAQICSTGAPQGCTVEMVVDFRNSPAPITPLILVDSPVNTAESFRFLGTIISQDLRWEQNISSIMKKAQQRMYFLRQLKKFNLPQKMMVQFYTAIIESILTSSITISFAAFTARDKSRLQGIIRSAEKVIGCSLPSLQDLYASRTSKRAEKIMADPSHPGHLIFERLPSESVRLVDGTSLCSGRLEVKSKQFWSSVCEADFDQQDAEVVCRELGCGAPSVLQGALYGEVEAPMWTEEFQCEGNESVLLDCGSSGSARNTCSPGKAVGLTCSESDDVRMVGGASRCGGGLEVKHQGDWRPVDDSDWNLKSAAVVCRQLDCGSAVSAGNSRDRSWRSVWRISSSCLQSGSTLRECRREINPLKSSNSVELTCSVFIIYLFTDLLVQPIISLSPSMDGVSEAQQQGLQVSRAHNHILPAVNHSAHFLFPAADHAHQGIYSCVYHISVFSHSFSSESQPLSLTVSASPTDFIRLVVLLLTVVLLVTAVTALCFYCKATRGQKPGREENIELDYYNLGGSGAEGGPGEEAGAQGTEQDLQGAHLTSRWIAQLSHNRPSP; translated from the exons agtCTGTGAGGCTGGTGGATGGGACTAGTCTGTGCTCAGGCAGACTGGAGGTgaagtctaaccagttctggtCCTCAGTGTGTGAAGCTGACTTTGACCAGCAGGATGCAGAGGTGGTCTGTAGGGAGCTTGGCTGTGGGGCTCCTTCAGTCCTCCAGGGGGCGCTCTATGGAGAAGTGGAGGCTCCAATGTGGACCGAAGAGTTCCAGTGTGAAGGCAGTGAGTCCGTTCTCCTGGACTGTGGAAGCTCAGGCTCAGCTAGAAACACCTGCTCACCTGGCAAAGCTGTTGGACTCACCTGCTCAG AGCCTGATGATGTCAGGTTGGTAGGAGGAGCTAACCATTGTACTGGTAGGCTGGAGGTGAAACACCAGGGAGACTGGAGACCAGTGGGTGACTGGAACCTGAAGTTATCAGCTGTAGTGTGTAGAAAGCTGgactgtggctctgctgtttcaacagaaaggagagaggatttCTCATCAAGATCTGCATGGAGGATCAGGTCTTCCTGTCTCCAGTCTGGGTCTACACTGAGGGAGTGTGTACTAACAaagtcttcttcttcctctgtcagcCTGCAGATCACCTGCTCAG agtctGTGAGGCTGGTGGATGGGACTAGTCTGTGCTCAGGCAGACTGGAGGTGAAGTCTAACCAGTCGTGGTCCTCAGTGTGTGAAGCTGACTTTGACCAGCAGGATGCAGAGGTGGTCTGTAGGGAGCTTGGCTGTGGGGCTCCTTCAGTCCTCCAGGGGGCGCTCTATGGAGAAGTGGAGGCTCCAATGTGGACCGAAGAGTTCCAGTGTGAAGGCAGTGAGTCCGTTCTCCTGGACTGTGGAAGCTCAGGCTCAGCTAGAAACACCTGCTCACCTGGCAAAGCTGTTGGACTCACCTGCTCAG ATCCTGATGATGTCAGGTTGGTGGGAGGAGCCAGCCGCTGTACTGGTGAACTGGAGGTGAAACACCAGGGAGACTGGAGACCAATATATGACTTGGACTGGAACCTGAAGTTATCAGCTGTAGTGTGTAGACAGCTGgactgtggctctgctgtttcAACAGGATGGAGAGGTGATTCCTCATCAAGATCTGTATGGTGGATCAGTCCTTCCTGTCTTCAGTCTGGGTCTACACTGAGGGAGTGTGTACTAACAGAGTctgactcttcctctctcagcctGCAGATCACCTGCTCAG GGGAAGCTAAAGCACAACATGAAGTGGACCCTCCTTACCCAGCTCTCAAAACCAa gtggatcatTGACTTCctgacaaacaggaagcagcacgTGAGGATGGGGAAGCACATCTCAGATGCCCAGATCTGCAGCACTGGTGCCCCACAAGGCTGT ACAGTAGAGATGGTAGTGGACTTTAGGAACAGCCCAGCCCCAATCACCCCCCTCATCCTGGTCGACTCCCCAGTCAACACAGCGGAGTCATTCAGATTCCTGGGCACCATCATTTCCCAGGACCTCAGGTGGGAGCAGAACATCAGCTCCATCATGAAGAAAGCCCAGCAGAGGATGTACTTTCTACGGCAACTGAAGAAATTCAACCTGCCGCAGAAAATGATGGTGCAGTTCTACACAGCCATCATCGAGTCCATCCTCacatcctccatcaccatctcgTTTGCTGCTTTCACTGCCAGGGACAAGTCCAGGCTGCAAGGGATCATCCGCTCTGCAGAGAAGGTGATCGGCTGCAGCCTGCCTTCTCTCCAGGACCTGTACGCCTCCAGGACCAGCAAGCGGGCAGAGAAGATCATGGCTGACCCTTCTCACCCCGGTCATCTCATCTTTGAGAGACTCCCCTCTG agtctGTGAGGCTGGTGGATGGGACTAGTCTGTGCTCAGGCAGACTGGAGGTGAAGTCTAAACAGTTCTGGTCCTCAGTGTGTGAAGCTGACTTTGACCAGCAGGATGCAGAGGTGGTCTGTAGGGAGCTTGGCTGTGGGGCTCCTTCAGTCCTCCAGGGGGCGCTCTATGGAGAAGTGGAGGCTCCGATGTGGACCGAAGAGTTCCAGTGTGAAGGCAATGAGTCCGTTCTCCTGGACTGTGGAAGCTCAGGCTCAGCTAGAAACACCTGCTCACCTGGCAAAGCTGTTGGACTCACCTGCTCAG AGTCTGATGATGTCAGGATGGTGGGAGGAGCCAGCCGCTGTGGTGGTGGACTGGAGGTGAAACACCAGGGAGACTGGAGACCAGTGGATGACTCTGACTGGAACCTGAAGtcagcagctgtagtgtgtagacagctggactgtggctctgctgtttcAGCCGGAAACAGCAGGGATAGATCATGGAGATCTGTATGGAGGATCAGTTCTTCCTGTCTTCAGTCTGGGTCTACACTGAGGGAGTGTCGAAGAGAGATTAATCCATTAAAAAGCTCTAACAGTGTGGAGCTGACCTGCTCAG TCTTCATCATCTATCTGTTTACAGATCTGCTGGTTCAGCcaatcatctccctctctccctccatggaCGGGGTCTCCGAGGCCCAGCAGCAGGGGCTTCAGGTGTCCAGGG CACACAACCACATCCTgccagctgtcaatcactctgcccacttcctgtttcctgctgcAGACCACGCCCACCAAGGGATCTACAGCTGTGTTTATCacatctctgttttctctcataGCTTCTCCTCTGAGagccagcccctctctctcactgtctcag CCTCTCCAACAGATTTCATCAGACTAGTTGTCCTGCTGCTGACTGTGGTGTTGCTGGTCACTGCCGTCACTGCCCTCTGTTTCTACTGCAAG GCCACCAGGGGGCAGAAgccaggaagagaggagaacattGAGCTGGATTATTATAACCTCGGTGGTTCCGGTGCTGAAGGCGGGCCGGGTGAAGAGGCAGGAGCCCAGGGAACAGAGCAGGATCTCCAAGGAGCTCATCTCACTTCCAGATGGATCGCTCAGCTTTCACACAACCGTCCATCACCTTAG